In the Alphaproteobacteria bacterium genome, ATGGCCCTCACAGCGGCGACGATTTAGTGCCGGAGTTTGTAGCTGTGTTCCCCGCCGCTGCGCCTCACGCGCACTACCGTGAGTTCGACGTCTCTTCTTATCAATGGGGCGACGATCCGCGACGAACTCTATCCTTCTCAGACGGCAAAGCGACATTCAGGCTTGATTGGAAGTAGAGTTGGCCCATGTAGCAAGCCGTAGACCGGATGAGCGATAGCGACATCCGGGATCGCCATGACTCCCGCGTATCGCTTCGCTCACGCGGGCTACATCGCCAACTGGCGAGTCTTGTACTATTCCCATCCTAGGATCACATTCACGCATTTGTGATAGCAAAAGTAATCCCCGCTCGCAAAACCGCGCGTATCCTCTCCGCGCCTTGCTCGTCGAGGGGCGTCAACCGGTGACGCTGGTTTGATGGAGCAGGCGGGATGCGCGGCCGGAGATCAGGCAAGCGGTCCCGGGGCATTCGCTAACGCGAATGCTTGCGCGGCGCCTGCGCGTCCGGCCTCGTCAGCCGGGCTCCCGGGCGGCTTCGGGACCCGCCCTGGGGGCACTATGACCCCTGTGCGAGGTGCTCGCTGACGGCCCGAGTGACATCGGGACACGCAAGCGCGGCCCGGAGCTGAGTCGAAGCCGGAAGGCTTTGGCGAGAGCCGCAGCAGGGCGCCGAGAGGCGCGCCGGCCTGCGTGACTGGCCGGTCATCTCCGGCGATCCGGAGATGGGCGCGACCGCAAGGCGCGCCACCGGGTGCGGCGCTTCCGCACCAGCGCCTGTCGGCGCTCTGCCCCCTCATTTTTGGGAGCGGAAAAACGGCAAAGGCACCCGTCCCCTCTTCAACGGGCCTGCGGAGCGTTGGCTGTTTGACAATCAAATCCGGGATGGATGCGCGCGGCGCGCGCTACGGCGCGCCGTAAGCCGCGTACCAGACGCAGAGCGCGAGGCTCGACCAGACCGCCGCGCTGAAATAGAGCGACATCCAGGCGATCTCGTCCTTCCACTCGGCGAGGTCGTGGGTCACGACCCAGCGCAGGCTCGCGTCGCGCAGGCCTTCGAGCGGGGTGAGCGGTCTAGCGCCGCTGGCGACTTCGGCACGCCAGCGCGCGAGATACATCGGGACATCGACGGCGCCAAGAAACGCCAGATAGCCCGCGATGCCGACGATCGCGACGATGAGAGCCGCGCGCACCGTGCCGCTAAACTCCGGCATCAGCCGGCAAAGCCCGACCGCCACGATGAAGAACGCGACCGCCCAGATCGAATTCTCGATCGCGTTGCCGAGGTAGTTCCGGGTCAGCACCGCATGCCACGAGAAGCCTTCGGCGATCAGGATCAGCGGCACGATCGCCCGCGCGGCGTTCACGGTCGTGTCCGCGCCCGTCATCGTGCCGAGCTGGTGCAGCAGGAGCGCCCACTGCGCCGCGAAGGCGACCTCGGCCACGGTCGCGACCGTGCGTCCGACCATGACGCTCGAGAGCCAGGTGTCGACCAGGCAGATGCGCTGCACGTCCGCGCGCGGAAGCGCCGAGCGGAAGGCGCAGCCGAACACATAAGCCGCGCAGAGCAGCAGCATGATCTTGCTGCCGGAGGTGCCGGCAAGACCGCCGGCCCGCGGCTCCAGGGCGTGATAAAGCCAGAACCAGGCCGCGATGTTGATCGCGCTCACGGCCGTCAGGAAGGACCACCACCACGCGACCGGATTGGACCACGCCAGCGACTTTGCAGCGGACTTGGGCCGCGCCGGCCAAACCAGACTCATCGAAAACGCTCCATGGATGTAACCGAACCGACATCTAGCCGTAGTCGTTCTGTCACAAACAAGAGCGAGGCCGCGAAAATGGAAAAAATCTCGCGCGGCGGCTTGCAAGGCGCGCGAGGTCCGGGGGCAAAGGCTCGGCTTAGACGCGGGCCCTGTAGAACCGCATGATGTCGGACGCGGTGGCCTGGCCCAGTTTTTCGTAGCGGGCAAGGCAGTGCCTGATCTCTCCGGCGGTTGCCGGGCGCCGCCAGATGGGCAGCCGCAGGATGCGCTCCACCGTCGCCCAGGCAAGGCCGGTGGCCCGGGCGATCACCAGCAGCATCTCGCCGTTTTCCTGCTTGAGCGCCTGGTCGATCAGGGGAAGCGGCAGGTCGCTGATCAGCGACAGCGCGATCCTGACCTCTTCGAGCAGGCCGTCTTCGGCAAAGCTCCTCAGCTGCTCGTCGTCGAGCTGCCCTTGGCCGTGAAGCCTTGCGACCGCGGCATGGACGGCACTGACGTCACGGACCTCATTCTCATGCTTGCGCGCGACGTGACGAGCCGCGTTGCGCACCGACTCCTCGATCTCACGTGTCCCATGCGCCAACTCCGCCTGCAGCTTGGCACGAACGTGCTCGCTTGCGGTCTGGATCAGCAGCGCAAAGGCGAGCGGCGGAATATCCGGTCTTTGGCCAACCTGCTCCGTGAGGCTGTCGTCTCCCTTCGCGCGCTGGATGAGACGATCGAGGCCCCGCTCCGAAAACCGGGCTCCCGCATTGCCCGCAACGCTCAACAGCACCTGGGAATCGCCGCGCTCCACCAGCGCGTCAGTGACCGGCGGGCTGATCGATGCCCTTCGGGAAATCGCCAGAAGGTGTTCCTGGCCCTTGTGGCGCGCCGTCGCTTCCAGCGTCGGATCGTCCAGCTGCTCGGAGTGCATCAAGACCGGGCACGCGACCTCCGCCTCGTCGTCCCACGCCAGCGTGCGCATCAGGGTCGCGGGCGCGTTGCGGATCGAGGCGAGCCGCAGCGCAAGCAACGCGCGCGCCGCGGTATCGATCTCGCGGATCAGCTCGTTCAGGACTTCGTCGAACAGCGCAACTTCGGCATCGCGCAGCGCGGCCGCGTTCACGACGAAAAGGTCGGTGATGTGCCGCACCAGCCCGCGGTGATCGCTCACCGCCCGGGTCGACATGGCCGCACGCACGTCGGAAAGAATGGCGGCGGACGCGGTCATTGGTCACGACCGTTCGCGCACGCGTCCGCCCACGACGAAAAGCGCGCCGCACCGCGCAGTTCTGCCCGCATCCTGCGTAAGTCCCCGTCCGTCCTGGCCTTTGCAGCCTGAAGGACGCCCGTAAATTTGCGATGAAGCAGGGATTAACGAATCCCTAAACGTGACGCTGGGTCAGTAAATCCGGAACTTTGCCGTTTGACGAATGTTAGACCGGCGCCTCGCTCTCTCATGACCACCCGCAAACGCAAACTGCGAACCGACGGCACGCTGTGGCAGCATCTACGCGCGCCGCGCGTGCCGTATCGCGCGTTGACCCGCGACACGCAAACCGAGGTGCTGATCATCGGCGCCGGGATCACCGGCGCGATGATCGCCGATGCGCTCGCAGAGGCCGGGCTCGAGACGATCATTGTCGACCGGCGGCGGCCGGCACACGGCTCGACCATCGCGAGCACCGCACTCGTCGCCTACGAAATCGACGTGCCGCTCATCGAATTGCAGGACAGGATCGGCAAGCGCGATGCGATCCGCGCGTGGCGGCGCTCGCGTCTCGCGGTCGCAAACCTGCAAAGTTATTTCGGTGAACGGGAGTTGGAAGAGCAGTCGCGCGGCTCGCTCTATCTTGCGGGCAATGACCTCGGCGTGGCCGACCTCGAGGTCGAGGGGGAGCTGCGCCG is a window encoding:
- a CDS encoding DUF2336 domain-containing protein produces the protein MTASAAILSDVRAAMSTRAVSDHRGLVRHITDLFVVNAAALRDAEVALFDEVLNELIREIDTAARALLALRLASIRNAPATLMRTLAWDDEAEVACPVLMHSEQLDDPTLEATARHKGQEHLLAISRRASISPPVTDALVERGDSQVLLSVAGNAGARFSERGLDRLIQRAKGDDSLTEQVGQRPDIPPLAFALLIQTASEHVRAKLQAELAHGTREIEESVRNAARHVARKHENEVRDVSAVHAAVARLHGQGQLDDEQLRSFAEDGLLEEVRIALSLISDLPLPLIDQALKQENGEMLLVIARATGLAWATVERILRLPIWRRPATAGEIRHCLARYEKLGQATASDIMRFYRARV